The genomic stretch attcaacagTACTATACAAGATTAATAATTCAAGGTTAAGATTTCTTTTGTATATACTATAAGAGTTAGCATTGTAATTGTTATTAAAGATATATTACACATTATTTGAGTTAAGATTGCTTGTAGTTGTATCTTCACTTTTCAGAAATCAAAATGGCTGTCTCTAGAAAACTTCTCGACATCCTATTAAAATCCATGATGATCATTTGTAAACTTAACCGCTTTTTCTCACAGTGGATGCTAGCTGTTGTAAAAATGAAAGGTTCAACTATACTTAGACTTTTTTGATGCATATGACAAAGAATGATGGTAAATAAAATAAATGACATAAAGCAAAGTTAACATGcacataattttttttatcaagTCTACACAAATAAGAAGATAAACGTGACCAGTTCATAAATAATTTGTTTATCCAATTCGGTCAAATCAATATTCTATAAGGGAGAGAAGAACTCTCCAATTCACTGTACTTCAATAATTGCTACAAGAGATAGAAAATGAGTTAAAAAAAGTAACCTTccaaattttcaaaaacatcttcTATTTTCTACCCATGTGTTTGTCAAACTCTTCAACTCTCAATATATAAACCACACAAACTTAGTATTTAGATGTGTTTTCAATCCCCTTAGTTACCTAAAAAAATGTTCAACTTCTTAGTCATCAATTCTAAGAATCTCTTCTTTTACCTTTCTAAATTTCTCTCACTAGAATTTTACTAATTCTTCCCTAATACCAACAAAATGACTAAAATGCACATTTAAAAGGTTTTAGACAAAACACATTGCGTTACTCCCAAACTCAATGTGTACTCGTGAAAAAACCTCGAGGGTTTCAAAACAATCTCCACCAAAACCTATATACTTTAAAACACTAAGAGACTTTTTATAAATTGTGAGAACTTTCAATTGAATATCAACCGACTTGACTTCATTGCTTTGTAAAAATAATCGTGAATAGTAAAATATATATTCAAATTGTTAGAGTTTTAAATTGAATACCATAAAATCTTTTATCATATAAAGgtttttaaaaatcattttaaaatcTCAATCCTCCCCAAAATGTTTAGAtgattgtttttttttttttacttttttatCTAGTCTTTGAAACACTAATAAAAACCAAATATTGTTTTATAAAAACTGCTTAAATTATGAAGTTTTTTTTGAATagattatttaaaaaaatttctAGATTTTAAAAAGCATTTTCAATTTAATAAATATACATAAAAAACTTGttataagaaaataaaataaCGTGGTGCAAAACGAATGTGATAACAAATGTGGTTATAGATAACCCGGCCCATATATTCAGCCCAAAGAAAAACCCTAAGAAAGAGAACATAAACCAGAAATCCCATAAACACAAATCGCCGAGAATCGCTTCCATCTTCCCCAAGCAGCTGAGAAGAAACCAGAGCCAGCCGCATTTCTCAAGGTATTTCTGTTTCCTCACCGTTGCATATTCCTATAGAATTTTCATTCATTCTTATTCAATCACTGTGTATGACTTTCAATTGCGTTTACAGTAACAAGGGGAAACAAAATGGCTTACGCTGCACCGAAATCCACTAAACCTGGATTGGAAGAATCTCAAGAGCAGATCCATAAGATTAGGATCACTCTCTCTTCGAAACATGTCCAGAATCTTGAGAAGGGTATGATTCTTTGTACTCAAATTGTTTCAAACCCTAGTAgaattcttttttattttagaattttGATTAATGATAAACCCATTTGTGTTTGTTTGGTATGGTAGTTTGCAGTGACTTGGTTCGTGGTGCTAAGGATAAGCGGCTTAGGGTTAAGGGACCAGTGAGGATGCCAACAAAGGTCCTTCACATTACCACCAGGAAATCACCTTGTGGAGAAGGTAGTTGTTTTGATATTTAATTTTGTATCCATGTGTTTCTTAATTTGTGGAGTTTAATTCACATGCTAAGTGTTTTCGATTTCCAACCATTGCTATACCTTTAATTTTAAGTAATTGCTTTACAATTAATTTGTGTAGTCAGAACATTAGAACACGATGATGATACAGTCTCGAATTCAGTTTGGAAATTTAGTATGAAGCCGACACCTCTCCCCCAGAAAAATAGTTATTTTCTTTGATTCAATACTGTGTCTGACACTCCTATAACACTCATACAACACTTGTCTATACAAGTGTTTTATAAAAAATGAAACGCAACTACTATCTACTATCATATATGTAGCGGTGACTGTGTCCTACATTTTTATATTATGGGTGTTGGAGTGTCCGTGCTGTGTCCTGGTGTCTGTGTCGGAGTCCGTGCTTCATAGTTTAGTATTGCTAAAAAAAAATCAGAATATGGGTCTGATTATGAAAGCCAACAGGTTACCTATGCGTTTGCCATTCAAATGCTGTGAATCTCAACTACATGGAATCCATTTACAAATGTTTTAGTAGGGAAATTGAATTAAATGGATATGTATATGTATTCAtttgtgattttttgaaaatttgaaacTGGTCTTTTGAGTGCACCTTGTGGTTATGTTAATTTGTTGAGCTTTATTACACATACTATTTGTTTTAGCTTAACATTTATTTCCACTCATGAAGTAGAATTTGGGAAGTCTCAGCATAAACTATTTCATTACACTTTATTTGAGGTCATGTTTAATTAAGTTGAAATCATTTAATCTGTTTTATTATTTGTAAAATTGTTATTGTTAGTTTATATATGTTTTGAATCCTGGGCATCTTCTCCGATCTTCGGTGTCTTTTGTTAGTTTCCTATGTAAGACTTAAGTTCATTCTAAATAAGCCTTTTGGAATATTTCCTTTCTTGGGTACCCCAATTGGCATAATCCGCTCTGGTTAATGTCAGTATATGTTTTTTgacattgtttcattttgattCAATGCTAATCTGCTCTTCAAACTAATTCAG from Lathyrus oleraceus cultivar Zhongwan6 chromosome 7, CAAS_Psat_ZW6_1.0, whole genome shotgun sequence encodes the following:
- the LOC127100933 gene encoding 40S ribosomal protein S20-2, giving the protein MAYAAPKSTKPGLEESQEQIHKIRITLSSKHVQNLEKVCSDLVRGAKDKRLRVKGPVRMPTKVLHITTRKSPCGEGTNTWDRFELRVHKRVIDLYSSPDVVKQITSITIEPGVEVEVTIADA